A window from Cryobacterium sp. PAMC25264 encodes these proteins:
- a CDS encoding DUF58 domain-containing protein: MRPGRVPATRRAIRRQVRPTLRGALFLGVGLAVFITAWAYDIRDLLFLGSVLLLMPLLSLGYVLVHPLRVAVARTFRPGTVSAGLPVTVAVQVRNLASVSLPGLRWRDLAAGGITVPAVQPLPVLGPARRGRGPGSDTASVSYQVRPLRRGVYAVGPLMLGRADPFGLAYSEWPAGAPHDLTVTPTVCPLPGSGVSITRGEGSRHERLRHLNNDSDELIAREYRPGDPMRRVNWPATARHGEIMIRQEEQRSHPEARMVLDTGRGGRAEGREHDAEFERAVELTASIAVHLIDAGFRLDVVELGPSQLAPGRSRAASTLVPRDPDVGRRGGLHGDDPVSFTGPEGALALVDALAQITPQDHVAHPDGENGAGDARRNAAAFGRQIPTFAVLIDLDDADAAALAALRGLCQPAVAFVFDTLRGTVLERLAEAGWQCVPVTAATPVDAAWARVGQDRAEAR; this comes from the coding sequence ATGCGCCCCGGGCGGGTTCCGGCCACACGCCGGGCCATCCGCCGGCAGGTACGCCCGACCCTGCGCGGGGCCCTGTTCCTGGGCGTCGGGCTTGCTGTCTTCATCACCGCCTGGGCCTACGACATCCGGGACCTCCTGTTCCTGGGCTCGGTGCTGCTCCTCATGCCGCTCCTCTCGCTGGGGTACGTCCTCGTGCACCCGCTGCGGGTGGCCGTGGCCCGTACCTTCCGGCCGGGCACGGTCTCGGCCGGGCTGCCGGTGACCGTGGCCGTTCAGGTGCGCAACCTGGCGTCGGTGTCGTTGCCGGGCCTCCGCTGGCGGGACCTGGCGGCGGGCGGCATCACCGTTCCCGCCGTGCAACCGCTGCCCGTGCTCGGCCCGGCCAGGCGGGGCCGCGGACCCGGTAGCGACACCGCGAGCGTGAGCTACCAGGTGCGTCCGCTCCGTCGCGGCGTCTACGCGGTGGGCCCACTCATGCTCGGTCGCGCCGACCCCTTCGGCCTGGCCTACAGCGAATGGCCGGCCGGAGCGCCGCACGACCTCACGGTCACGCCCACAGTCTGTCCGTTACCCGGCAGCGGCGTATCCATCACCCGGGGCGAGGGCTCCCGTCACGAACGCCTCCGGCACCTCAACAACGACTCCGACGAACTCATCGCCAGGGAATACCGGCCGGGCGACCCGATGCGCCGGGTCAACTGGCCCGCCACCGCGCGGCACGGCGAGATCATGATCCGGCAGGAAGAGCAGCGCAGCCACCCGGAGGCCCGGATGGTACTGGACACCGGCCGCGGCGGCCGGGCCGAGGGCCGAGAACATGACGCCGAGTTCGAGCGTGCCGTCGAGTTGACGGCGTCGATCGCGGTGCACCTCATCGACGCCGGATTCCGATTGGATGTGGTGGAGCTCGGCCCGAGCCAGCTCGCCCCCGGCCGGTCACGGGCGGCAAGCACCCTGGTGCCTCGGGACCCGGACGTCGGGCGGCGCGGCGGCCTGCACGGCGACGACCCGGTTTCGTTCACCGGCCCGGAGGGAGCCCTGGCCCTGGTCGACGCGCTGGCCCAGATCACCCCGCAGGACCACGTCGCGCACCCCGACGGCGAGAACGGGGCGGGCGATGCCCGCCGGAACGCTGCGGCGTTCGGGCGGCAGATTCCGACCTTCGCCGTGCTCATCGACCTCGACGACGCGGATGCGGCGGCCCTGGCCGCACTGCGGGGCCTCTGCCAGCCTGCCGTCGCCTTCGTCTTCGACACCCTGCGCGGCACCGTCCTCGAGCGGTTGGCCGAGGCCGGCTGGCAGTGCGTGCCCGTGACGGCCGCCACGCCCGTCGACGCGGCCTGGGCGCGGGTCGGCCAGGACCGGGCGGAGGCCCGATGA
- a CDS encoding MoxR family ATPase, which produces MSALPGRLASDAPPAAHAAVDVAGRDRAGPLGRAVEAETVVELADVQHAAVAIMRNVESVIDGKHSAVQIALTVLLAEGHLLIEDVPGVGKTMLAKALATSVDCTVSRIQFTPDLLPSDVTGVSVYNQAERRFEFKPGAIFANLVIGDEINRASPKTQSALLECMEERQVTVDGHSYRLARPFTVVATQNPIEMEGTYALPEAQRDRFMARISMGYPDPASELAMLDSRDTSSPLSRISAVVTEAQLRGMMTAARGVFASAAVKEYAVAVVRATRDDRDLRLGASPRATLQLIRAAKAQAALHGREYVLPDDIDSLAVAVLGHRLVPTSRALGHRSQDSALLIEETVRRILAATPVPTGSSGRP; this is translated from the coding sequence ATGAGCGCTCTGCCCGGTCGCCTGGCTTCCGATGCGCCCCCGGCGGCGCACGCGGCCGTCGACGTGGCCGGGCGCGACCGGGCCGGTCCGCTCGGCCGGGCGGTTGAGGCCGAGACCGTGGTTGAGCTCGCCGACGTGCAGCACGCCGCCGTGGCCATCATGCGCAACGTCGAATCGGTCATCGACGGCAAGCACTCGGCCGTGCAGATCGCCCTGACGGTGCTCCTGGCCGAGGGCCACCTGCTCATCGAGGACGTGCCCGGCGTGGGCAAGACCATGCTGGCCAAGGCCCTCGCCACGTCGGTGGACTGCACGGTCAGCCGCATCCAGTTCACCCCCGACCTGCTGCCCTCCGATGTCACGGGTGTCTCCGTCTACAACCAGGCCGAGCGCCGATTCGAGTTCAAGCCCGGCGCCATCTTCGCGAACCTGGTGATCGGCGACGAGATCAACCGCGCCAGCCCCAAGACCCAGTCGGCCCTGCTCGAATGCATGGAGGAGCGGCAGGTGACCGTGGACGGGCACAGCTATCGGCTGGCCCGCCCGTTCACCGTCGTCGCCACGCAGAACCCGATCGAGATGGAGGGCACCTACGCGCTGCCCGAAGCGCAGCGCGACCGCTTCATGGCGCGCATCTCGATGGGATACCCCGACCCGGCGTCCGAGCTGGCCATGCTCGATTCCCGCGACACAAGCAGCCCGCTCTCCCGGATCTCCGCGGTGGTCACCGAAGCGCAGTTGCGCGGCATGATGACCGCGGCCCGCGGCGTGTTCGCCTCCGCCGCCGTGAAGGAATATGCGGTGGCCGTGGTGAGGGCCACCCGGGACGACCGCGACCTTCGTCTGGGCGCGAGTCCCCGGGCCACCCTGCAACTGATCCGGGCGGCCAAGGCCCAGGCCGCGCTGCACGGCAGGGAATATGTGCTGCCGGACGACATCGACTCGCTGGCCGTGGCCGTTCTCGGGCACCGGCTGGTGCCCACATCACGGGCGCTGGGGCATCGGTCACAGGACAGTGCCCTCCTCATCGAAGAGACGGTCAGGCGGATCCTGGCGGCCACCCCGGTGCCGACCGGGTCCTCGGGCCGGCCCTAG
- the coaD gene encoding pantetheine-phosphate adenylyltransferase — protein MRRIAVVPGSFDPVTLGHLDVIQRAAGLFDELHVLVVHNPGKSALLPITQRVSLIERAIAEAGVPGNVIVSSWSMGLLVDYCVDVGASVLVKGIRSQIDVAYETPMAIVNRNLAGVETIFMLPDPAHAHVSSSLVRQVAALGGDIAPYVPPAVAAFLNRPLA, from the coding sequence ATGCGCAGGATCGCCGTCGTACCTGGTTCGTTCGACCCCGTCACACTGGGGCATCTCGACGTGATCCAACGGGCGGCTGGGCTGTTCGACGAGCTGCACGTGCTCGTGGTGCACAACCCGGGGAAGTCCGCGCTGCTGCCCATCACCCAGCGGGTCTCGCTCATCGAACGGGCCATCGCCGAGGCGGGGGTGCCCGGCAACGTCATCGTCAGTTCCTGGAGCATGGGGTTGCTCGTGGACTACTGCGTCGATGTGGGCGCCAGCGTGCTCGTCAAGGGCATCCGCTCGCAGATCGACGTGGCGTACGAGACACCGATGGCGATCGTGAACCGCAACCTCGCCGGCGTCGAGACCATCTTCATGCTGCCCGACCCCGCGCACGCGCACGTGTCCAGCTCCCTCGTGCGCCAAGTCGCTGCTCTCGGCGGCGACATCGCCCCGTACGTGCCGCCCGCCGTGGCCGCCTTCCTGAACCGGCCTCTGGCATGA
- a CDS encoding ATP-dependent DNA helicase RecG, translating to MTGPDAAATPHGEPAGDATGTLTLDSGLRGVLGAGPATALAKAFGMTTVGDLLSHYPRRYARRGELTTLAELPLDEAVTVLAEVLSVSVQDYGRPQPGKKAVHRTKVVISDGRGMLTLTFFNQPWLIKTLRPGMRAMFSGKVTVFNKTRQLAHPAYEIVPGSDDPLDATISPAEALEARLWADRPIPIYAATAAVTSWTIAKQIVKVIDHLGPIDDPIPERLRAERGLLDHRDALVRVHRPISDDEWNEARDTLRFTEAFVLQCVLVQQHTEHRARRTRARLPVPGGFLERFDAALPFSLTVDQELTGAEIQRDMGLTAPMNRLVQGEVGSGKTVVALRAMLAVADSGGQSALLAPTEVLAGQHLRSMARILGPALTAELMPTLLTGQLPVAERRKALLRTVSGQARIVIGTHALLSDTVGFFDLGLVVIDEQHRFGVDQREALRLKAELPPHVLVLTATPIPRTIAMTVFGDLDVSTIAVLPAGRPGIETFVVPLDEKPAWVLRVWQRMAEELALGRQCFVVCPAIAPKKLEQGEEIDFDATPMTTVEELLADLRRHPLLAAARIEPLHGAMTADEKEHTMRAFAAGDIQVLVATTVIEVGVDVPNASAMVVMDAHRFGVSQLHQLRGRVGRGGVPGLCLLVTAAPIGSPARERIEAVAKTLDGFELAQVDLEQRQEGDVLGRFQSGGQSSLRLLRVATDGDIISAARTAARELIGGDPEIRTIPALRAAVRRRLDDSERASLSKG from the coding sequence ATGACCGGTCCGGATGCCGCCGCCACCCCCCACGGGGAGCCCGCCGGCGACGCTACCGGCACCCTCACCCTCGACTCCGGACTGCGCGGGGTTCTCGGCGCCGGCCCCGCCACGGCGTTGGCCAAAGCCTTCGGCATGACCACGGTCGGCGACCTGCTCAGCCACTACCCCCGCCGCTACGCCAGGCGCGGCGAACTCACCACCCTGGCGGAGCTGCCGCTCGACGAGGCCGTCACCGTGCTCGCCGAGGTGCTCTCGGTGAGCGTGCAGGACTACGGCCGACCGCAGCCGGGCAAGAAGGCGGTGCATCGCACGAAGGTCGTCATCTCCGACGGTCGTGGCATGCTCACCCTCACGTTCTTCAATCAACCCTGGTTGATCAAGACCTTGCGCCCGGGCATGCGGGCCATGTTCTCCGGCAAGGTCACGGTCTTCAACAAGACCCGGCAGCTGGCCCACCCCGCCTACGAGATCGTGCCGGGTAGCGACGACCCCCTGGATGCCACGATCTCGCCAGCCGAAGCCCTCGAGGCCCGCCTCTGGGCGGACCGGCCCATCCCTATCTACGCGGCCACCGCGGCCGTGACCAGCTGGACCATCGCGAAACAGATCGTCAAGGTGATCGACCACCTCGGCCCCATCGACGACCCGATCCCCGAGCGGCTGCGGGCCGAGCGCGGCCTGCTGGACCACCGGGACGCCCTCGTCCGCGTCCACCGGCCGATCTCCGACGACGAGTGGAACGAGGCCAGGGATACGCTGCGCTTCACCGAGGCTTTCGTATTGCAGTGCGTGCTCGTGCAGCAGCACACCGAACACCGCGCCAGGCGCACCCGCGCGCGGCTTCCCGTTCCGGGTGGTTTCCTCGAGAGGTTCGACGCGGCCCTGCCGTTCTCCCTCACGGTGGACCAGGAACTCACGGGCGCCGAGATCCAGCGCGACATGGGGCTGACCGCACCCATGAACCGTCTCGTGCAGGGTGAAGTCGGATCGGGCAAGACCGTCGTGGCCCTCCGCGCCATGCTCGCCGTGGCCGACTCGGGCGGGCAGTCCGCGCTGCTGGCACCCACCGAGGTGCTCGCCGGGCAGCACCTGCGCTCGATGGCGCGCATCCTGGGCCCCGCCCTCACGGCGGAGCTGATGCCGACCCTGCTCACCGGCCAGCTGCCCGTGGCCGAGCGACGCAAGGCACTGCTGCGGACGGTCTCGGGCCAGGCGCGCATCGTGATCGGCACCCATGCCCTGCTCAGCGACACCGTCGGATTCTTCGACCTCGGCCTGGTGGTCATCGACGAACAACACCGCTTCGGCGTCGACCAGCGTGAGGCTCTCCGGCTCAAGGCCGAACTGCCGCCGCACGTGCTGGTGCTCACCGCCACACCCATTCCCCGCACCATCGCCATGACCGTGTTCGGCGACCTCGACGTGAGCACCATCGCCGTGCTTCCGGCCGGGCGCCCGGGCATCGAGACCTTCGTGGTGCCGCTCGACGAGAAACCGGCCTGGGTGTTACGCGTCTGGCAGCGCATGGCCGAGGAACTCGCCCTCGGCCGACAGTGCTTCGTGGTGTGCCCGGCCATCGCTCCAAAAAAGCTTGAGCAGGGCGAGGAGATCGACTTCGATGCCACCCCGATGACGACGGTCGAGGAGTTGCTCGCCGACCTGCGTCGGCATCCGCTGCTCGCGGCCGCGCGCATCGAGCCCCTGCACGGCGCCATGACCGCGGATGAGAAAGAACACACCATGCGGGCGTTCGCGGCCGGTGACATCCAGGTCCTTGTCGCCACGACGGTCATCGAAGTCGGCGTCGACGTGCCCAACGCCTCCGCCATGGTCGTGATGGATGCCCACCGCTTCGGCGTGTCGCAGCTGCACCAGCTGCGCGGACGGGTGGGACGCGGGGGAGTGCCGGGCCTCTGCCTGCTCGTGACGGCGGCTCCGATCGGCAGCCCGGCCCGGGAGCGTATCGAGGCGGTCGCGAAGACCCTGGACGGCTTCGAGTTGGCCCAGGTCGACCTCGAACAGCGCCAGGAGGGCGATGTGCTCGGCCGCTTCCAGTCCGGCGGGCAGTCCTCGCTGCGGCTGCTGCGGGTCGCCACCGACGGGGACATCATCTCGGCCGCCCGCACCGCGGCCCGCGAACTCATCGGTGGGGACCCGGAGATCCGCACCATTCCCGCGCTGCGGGCGGCCGTGCGCCGCAGGCTCGACGACTCCGAGCGTGCCTCCCTGTCCAAGGGGTGA
- a CDS encoding DUF3515 family protein codes for MTPPFTTPFPVPHPASGPARPLTNDGPAGRPRRIRLRTACAGVVALGAILLTGCSAAIPLQPAADAVNPACADIIVRLPTTVADQPERETNAQATGAWGDPAAVLLTCGVDVPGPTTLPCVSINGIDWIEDDSDKPRYRYTTYGRDPATEVYIDSELVSGSTTLVDLASAIANVPATTQCVGANDVTLPGNTP; via the coding sequence ATGACTCCCCCGTTCACGACCCCGTTCCCGGTACCGCATCCGGCATCCGGCCCGGCCCGGCCCCTGACAAACGACGGCCCCGCCGGCCGCCCCCGGCGCATCCGCCTGCGCACGGCCTGCGCCGGGGTTGTCGCGCTCGGCGCGATCCTACTCACCGGCTGCTCGGCCGCCATTCCCCTCCAACCCGCCGCGGATGCCGTGAACCCGGCCTGCGCCGACATCATCGTGCGACTGCCCACCACGGTGGCCGACCAGCCCGAGCGGGAGACCAACGCCCAGGCCACGGGCGCCTGGGGCGACCCGGCGGCCGTGCTGCTCACCTGCGGCGTCGATGTGCCAGGTCCCACGACGCTGCCCTGCGTCAGCATCAACGGCATCGACTGGATCGAGGACGATTCGGACAAGCCCCGCTACCGTTACACGACCTACGGGCGCGACCCGGCCACGGAGGTCTACATCGACTCAGAGCTTGTGAGCGGCTCGACAACCCTGGTGGATCTCGCCTCCGCCATTGCGAACGTTCCCGCGACCACGCAGTGCGTGGGCGCCAACGACGTGACACTACCCGGCAACACGCCCTGA
- a CDS encoding multidrug efflux SMR transporter codes for MTAWLLLAGAIASEVAASLSLKGALDQPAWYVLVVAGYACSFVLLAAVLRRGFPLGVAYGIWGAVGVAATALLAAAIFGEALTPLMLAGMALIICGVLCVELGSQQAGRRSAARGAQAGHPPVPPEVAP; via the coding sequence ATGACGGCCTGGCTGCTCCTGGCCGGGGCGATCGCGAGTGAGGTCGCAGCGTCGCTGTCACTCAAGGGCGCTCTGGACCAGCCGGCCTGGTACGTGCTCGTCGTCGCCGGATACGCCTGCTCCTTCGTGCTGCTGGCTGCCGTGCTGCGCCGGGGCTTCCCCCTCGGGGTGGCCTACGGCATCTGGGGTGCCGTGGGAGTCGCCGCGACGGCGTTGCTGGCGGCCGCAATTTTCGGCGAAGCGCTCACACCCCTGATGCTGGCCGGGATGGCGTTGATCATCTGCGGCGTCCTGTGCGTGGAGCTCGGCTCGCAGCAGGCCGGGCGCCGGTCGGCAGCGAGAGGGGCCCAGGCCGGCCACCCGCCGGTGCCGCCCGAGGTGGCCCCGTGA
- a CDS encoding multidrug efflux SMR transporter has protein sequence MGWLFLAGAILTEVTATLSLRAAVHGRRAWYLVVALGYLAAFSLLSLALGAGLPLGVAYGVWAAVGVALTALASKVLFGEPLTWLMAAGMALIMGGVLLVELGAAH, from the coding sequence ATGGGATGGCTGTTCCTGGCCGGCGCGATCCTGACCGAGGTCACGGCCACCCTCTCGCTGCGCGCCGCCGTGCACGGCCGGCGCGCCTGGTACCTCGTCGTGGCGCTGGGGTACCTCGCGGCGTTCTCCCTGCTCTCGTTGGCCCTGGGCGCGGGCCTACCCCTCGGGGTCGCATACGGGGTCTGGGCCGCCGTGGGCGTGGCCCTGACTGCCCTGGCCAGCAAGGTGCTCTTCGGTGAGCCGCTCACCTGGCTGATGGCCGCAGGGATGGCCCTCATCATGGGTGGGGTGCTGCTCGTGGAGCTGGGCGCGGCGCACTAG
- a CDS encoding D-alanine--D-alanine ligase family protein → MTDKLTVALLFGGRSSEHSISCATAGGVLAAIDRDRYTVIPVGITRDGAFVLEDDDPEKFALTASALPEVTDNGTRVLWPDSAGNRELSIVDASGRRSLGTVDLVFPILHGPYGEDGTVQGMLELVDLPFVGSGVLASALGMDKHYTKTVLQHASLAVAPWRTITADDWDEAPGMAYAALEELGLPAFVKPARAGSSVGVSRVSSPDQLAEAMAVALAEDDKVLIEVGLVGRELEVAVLQGRPGEPTHASVAGEVVVTGRDFYDFAAKYLDADGIDLVCPAVLPADDLAEMQRIAVRAFEAIDADGLARVDFFLTEQGWVINEINTMPGFTPISMFPSCWLASGYTYPQLIDELIEVALARSARRRRSEPVAATAE, encoded by the coding sequence ATGACGGACAAACTCACGGTAGCGCTGCTGTTTGGGGGGCGGTCAAGCGAACATTCGATCAGCTGCGCCACAGCGGGCGGAGTGCTGGCCGCAATTGACCGTGACCGCTACACCGTCATCCCGGTGGGCATCACACGTGACGGCGCCTTCGTGCTCGAAGACGACGACCCGGAGAAATTTGCGCTGACCGCATCGGCCCTGCCCGAGGTGACCGACAACGGCACCAGGGTGCTCTGGCCCGACAGCGCCGGCAACCGGGAACTCAGCATCGTGGACGCCTCGGGGCGCCGCAGCCTCGGAACCGTCGACCTGGTGTTCCCGATCCTGCACGGCCCGTACGGTGAGGACGGCACCGTGCAGGGCATGCTCGAGCTCGTCGACCTGCCGTTCGTCGGCTCCGGCGTGCTCGCCTCAGCTCTGGGCATGGACAAGCACTACACCAAAACCGTGCTCCAGCACGCGTCGCTGGCCGTTGCGCCGTGGCGCACCATCACCGCCGACGACTGGGACGAAGCGCCCGGCATGGCCTATGCGGCACTCGAGGAACTGGGCCTGCCCGCCTTCGTGAAGCCCGCCAGGGCCGGCTCGAGCGTGGGCGTGAGCCGGGTATCCAGCCCCGACCAGCTGGCCGAGGCCATGGCCGTGGCGCTGGCCGAGGACGACAAGGTGCTCATCGAGGTGGGCCTGGTCGGCCGCGAACTCGAGGTCGCCGTGCTGCAGGGCCGCCCCGGCGAGCCCACCCACGCTTCCGTCGCCGGAGAGGTCGTGGTCACCGGCCGCGACTTCTACGACTTCGCCGCCAAGTATCTGGATGCCGACGGTATCGACCTGGTCTGCCCCGCGGTGCTTCCGGCCGATGACCTGGCCGAGATGCAACGCATCGCCGTGCGGGCCTTCGAAGCCATCGATGCCGACGGCCTTGCCCGGGTGGATTTCTTCCTCACCGAGCAGGGCTGGGTGATCAACGAGATCAACACCATGCCCGGCTTCACACCGATCTCGATGTTCCCCAGCTGCTGGCTGGCCAGCGGCTACACCTACCCGCAGCTGATCGACGAGCTCATCGAGGTGGCCCTGGCTCGGTCGGCACGTCGCCGGCGCTCCGAGCCGGTTGCCGCTACAGCCGAGTAG
- a CDS encoding NAD(P)H-dependent glycerol-3-phosphate dehydrogenase, with translation MKPRVQPGTRVAVLGAGSWGTTFAKILTDGGADVVLWARRPELAREITEGRRNSDYLPGINLPVGLRATSRLDLALAGAEHVFVSVPSQSLRENLIQAEPFLAPTATIVSLMKGVERASGLRMSEIIEQVLPIDPARIAAISGPNLALEIAKEQPTAAVVSSSSLETAHAVALLATTKYFRSYVNTDVIGTEFGGVLKNLIAVAIGIVDGVGYGENTKASIITRGLVEMTDFAVAYGAQPETLAGLAGLGDLIATCQSPLSRNNTAGRLLGQGYSYNDVIAQMQQTTEGLASVSPILELARAKGVDMPIVEQVRQVLAGTLKPRDIAPHLTTDSGAPQGERTIDDGQTHGSAAVWGAVKRTFDQLRHSGRSAGRN, from the coding sequence TTGAAGCCTAGAGTCCAGCCAGGAACCCGGGTAGCCGTTCTCGGCGCGGGAAGCTGGGGCACCACCTTTGCCAAGATCCTCACCGACGGCGGCGCCGATGTCGTTCTCTGGGCCCGCCGCCCTGAACTGGCGCGGGAGATCACCGAGGGCCGTCGCAACAGCGACTACCTGCCGGGCATCAACCTGCCGGTCGGGCTGCGCGCCACCTCCAGGCTCGACCTGGCGCTGGCGGGAGCAGAACACGTCTTCGTCTCAGTGCCGAGCCAGTCCTTGCGCGAGAACCTCATCCAGGCCGAGCCGTTCCTGGCACCCACGGCCACCATTGTGTCGCTCATGAAGGGCGTCGAGCGGGCGTCCGGGCTGCGGATGAGCGAGATCATCGAGCAGGTCCTGCCCATCGATCCGGCCCGTATCGCGGCCATCTCGGGGCCGAACCTGGCCCTGGAGATCGCGAAGGAGCAGCCGACCGCCGCCGTGGTCTCCTCGTCCAGCCTGGAGACCGCCCATGCCGTGGCCCTGTTGGCCACTACGAAGTACTTCCGCTCCTACGTCAACACGGATGTCATCGGTACCGAGTTCGGCGGCGTGCTCAAGAACCTCATCGCTGTGGCGATCGGCATCGTCGACGGCGTCGGTTACGGGGAGAACACCAAGGCGTCGATCATCACCCGCGGGCTCGTGGAGATGACCGACTTCGCGGTGGCGTACGGGGCGCAGCCCGAGACCCTCGCTGGTCTGGCGGGCCTGGGCGACCTCATCGCCACCTGCCAGTCCCCGCTGTCCCGCAACAACACCGCTGGGAGGCTGCTGGGCCAGGGCTACAGCTACAACGACGTCATCGCCCAGATGCAACAGACCACCGAAGGGCTCGCCTCGGTCAGCCCGATCCTCGAACTCGCCCGGGCCAAGGGCGTCGACATGCCCATCGTCGAACAGGTGCGCCAGGTGCTGGCCGGTACGCTGAAGCCGCGGGATATTGCGCCGCACCTCACGACGGACTCCGGCGCACCGCAGGGTGAAAGGACCATTGATGACGGACAAACTCACGGTAGCGCTGCTGTTTGGGGGGCGGTCAAGCGAACATTCGATCAGCTGCGCCACAGCGGGCGGAGTGCTGGCCGCAATTGA
- a CDS encoding lysophospholipid acyltransferase family protein — protein MPDANVPQSNVPDPASSSSPVTRKVRSEKSRPSIFWLLAALVVPAMNVAARYTITDGHKFPRQGAFVFSPNHYSEIDPIVMGMVSWKLGRLPRFLAKASLFKLPVAGWLLTKSGQIPVQRGGSVRGSEPVKAARRLVERGQMVVVYPEGSLTRDPELWPMRGKSGAVRIALEQGIPIVPAAHWGTQQLMERYSNKLHLFPRKTILVKIGDPLDLAEFRGRNLDTATLNEATAVVMDAITALLEDLRQEKAPIKRWNPSEHDQKETGRFEA, from the coding sequence GTGCCAGATGCAAACGTGCCACAGTCGAACGTGCCCGATCCCGCCTCCTCATCGTCTCCGGTGACCCGGAAGGTTCGCTCCGAAAAGAGCAGACCGTCGATCTTCTGGCTGCTGGCCGCGTTGGTCGTTCCGGCGATGAACGTGGCGGCGCGCTACACGATCACCGACGGTCATAAGTTCCCCCGGCAGGGCGCGTTCGTCTTCTCGCCCAACCACTACAGCGAGATCGACCCGATCGTCATGGGCATGGTGAGCTGGAAGCTCGGCCGCCTGCCCCGCTTCCTGGCCAAGGCGTCGCTGTTCAAGCTGCCCGTTGCCGGCTGGCTCCTGACGAAGTCGGGCCAGATCCCCGTGCAGCGCGGCGGATCGGTGCGCGGCAGCGAACCCGTCAAGGCGGCCAGACGCCTCGTCGAACGCGGCCAGATGGTGGTGGTGTACCCGGAAGGGTCGCTCACCCGTGACCCGGAACTGTGGCCCATGCGCGGCAAGAGCGGCGCTGTGCGCATCGCCCTCGAGCAGGGCATCCCCATCGTCCCCGCAGCGCACTGGGGCACCCAGCAGCTCATGGAGCGTTACTCCAACAAGCTGCACCTGTTCCCGCGCAAGACCATCCTCGTGAAAATCGGCGACCCGCTCGACCTGGCCGAATTCCGCGGCCGCAACCTCGACACGGCCACGCTGAACGAAGCGACCGCCGTGGTGATGGATGCCATCACCGCCCTGCTCGAGGACCTCCGTCAGGAGAAGGCGCCGATCAAGCGCTGGAACCCGTCCGAGCACGACCAGAAAGAGACCGGCCGCTTTGAAGCCTAG
- the leuD gene encoding 3-isopropylmalate dehydratase small subunit yields the protein MQKFTTVTGVAVPLRRSNVDTDQIIPAVFLKRVTKTGFEDALFYGWRQDPEFILNQEAYRSPRVLVAGADFGTGSSREHAVWALRDFGFDVVLSPRFGDIFRGNSGKQGLLAGQISEADAETLWAVLEADPGIELTVDLVACTASVGDLTVSFEVDEYTRWRLLEGLDDIGLTLRDEARIAEFESHREPWRPRTLPARQVNL from the coding sequence ATGCAAAAATTCACCACCGTCACCGGCGTAGCCGTGCCCCTGCGGCGCTCGAACGTCGATACCGACCAGATCATCCCCGCGGTGTTCCTCAAACGTGTCACCAAGACCGGATTCGAGGACGCCCTGTTCTACGGCTGGCGTCAGGATCCTGAGTTCATTCTCAATCAGGAGGCTTATCGCAGCCCCCGAGTGCTGGTGGCCGGAGCCGATTTCGGTACCGGATCCTCCCGGGAACACGCCGTCTGGGCGCTGCGTGATTTCGGCTTCGACGTGGTGCTCAGCCCCCGGTTCGGCGACATCTTCCGGGGCAACTCGGGCAAGCAGGGCCTGCTCGCCGGCCAGATCAGCGAGGCCGACGCGGAGACCCTCTGGGCCGTGCTCGAGGCAGACCCCGGAATAGAATTGACAGTCGATCTGGTTGCCTGTACTGCCAGTGTCGGCGACCTCACAGTCTCATTCGAGGTCGACGAATACACTAGATGGCGACTGCTGGAAGGCCTCGACGACATCGGCCTGACTTTGCGCGACGAAGCGCGGATCGCAGAATTCGAATCCCACCGGGAGCCCTGGCGCCCCCGCACTCTCCCCGCAAGGCAGGTAAATTTGTGA